CGGTGGCCTGCGCGGCGGCGAGTGCTCGGGCCCGGCGGCGGGCCAGCGGAGTCGCCAGCGCCGTCAGCACGATGAACGCGCCGATGGTCAGCAGCACGATTGTCGCGCCGGGCGGTACGTCCTGGTAGTACGACGTCACGGTGCCGCCGGTCGTCACGCTCACGCCGATGGCCACCGCGATCGCGAACGTGGCCGCGAAGCTGCGGCTGAGCTGCTGGGCCGCCGCCACCGGGACCACCATCAGCGCGCTCACCAGCAGCAGGCCGACCACCCGCATCGCGACCGTCACCGTCACCGCGGCCGTGACCGCCGTGAGCAGGTTCAGGGCGCGCACCGGCAGGCCCGTCACGCGCGCGAACTCCTCGTCCTGGCTGACCGCGAACAGCTGGCGGCGCAGGCCGAGCGTGACCAGCAGAACGAAGGCGGCGAGCAGGCAGATCGCCGTCACGTCGCTCTCCGACACCGTGGAGAGCGAGCCGAAGAGGTACGAGTTCAGGTTGGCGTTGGAGCCGGTCGGCGCGAGGTTGATGAACATCACGCCGCCCGCCATACCGCCGTAGAAGAGCATGGCGAGGGCGATGTCGCCGCGCGTCCTGCCGTACCAGCGGATCAGTTCCATGAGGACGGCGCCGAGGACCGAGACGGCCGTCGCCATCCACACGGGCGACCAGGAGAGCAGGAAGCCGAGGCCGACGCCCGTCATCGCCACGTGGCCGATTCCGTCGCCCATGAGCGCCTGGCGGCGCTGCACGAGGTAGATGCCGACGGCGGGCGCGGTGATGCCCACGAGGACGGCGGCGAGCAGGGCCCGCTGCATGAAGGCGTAGTCGAGGAAGTCCATCAGCTCAGCAGTCCCGTCCGGATCGGTTCGGCGTCGTGAGCCGCGTGCGGGTGTACGTGGTCGTGGCCGGGCAGCGCGTGCTGGCCGACCGCCCGCGGGGGCGGGCCGTCGTGCAGGACGCAGCCGTCGCGCAGCACGACCGCGCGGTCGATCAGCGGCTCCAGGGGGCCGAGTTCGTGCAGGACGAGCAGCACGGAGACGCCGGCCGCGACCTGCTCGCGCAGCGTCGCCGCGAGCACCTCCTGGCTGGCCAGGTCGACGCCCGCCATCGGCTCGTCCATGATCAGCAGTTCGGGCTCGGAGGCCAGGGCGCGCGCGATGAGGACGCGCTGGTGCTGGCCGCCGGAGAGCGCGTTCACGGAGTCCTTGGCGCGGTCCGCCATGCCGACGAGGTCCAGTGCCTTGTGTACGGCCTCGTGGTCGGCCTTGCGCAGCACGCCGAAGCGGGCGCGCGACAGCCGCCCGGAGGACACCACCTCGGTCACCGTCGCGGGCACGCCGCCCGCGGCCGTCGTCCGCTGCGGCACGTACCCGACGCGCCCCCAGTCGCGGAAGCGGCGCCGCGGGGTGCCGAAGATCCCGATCTCGCCGCCGCTGACCGGGACCTGCCCGATGATGCTGCGCACGGCGGTGGACTTGCCGGAGCCGTTTGCGCCGAGCAGCGCGACGACCTCGCCGCGGTGCACGGTGAGGTCGAT
This genomic interval from Streptomyces dengpaensis contains the following:
- a CDS encoding metal ABC transporter ATP-binding protein, with translation MKADQLGEPVISLRSVTAELGSRPVLRGIDLTVHRGEVVALLGANGSGKSTAVRSIIGQVPVSGGEIGIFGTPRRRFRDWGRVGYVPQRTTAAGGVPATVTEVVSSGRLSRARFGVLRKADHEAVHKALDLVGMADRAKDSVNALSGGQHQRVLIARALASEPELLIMDEPMAGVDLASQEVLAATLREQVAAGVSVLLVLHELGPLEPLIDRAVVLRDGCVLHDGPPPRAVGQHALPGHDHVHPHAAHDAEPIRTGLLS
- a CDS encoding metal ABC transporter permease codes for the protein MDFLDYAFMQRALLAAVLVGITAPAVGIYLVQRRQALMGDGIGHVAMTGVGLGFLLSWSPVWMATAVSVLGAVLMELIRWYGRTRGDIALAMLFYGGMAGGVMFINLAPTGSNANLNSYLFGSLSTVSESDVTAICLLAAFVLLVTLGLRRQLFAVSQDEEFARVTGLPVRALNLLTAVTAAVTVTVAMRVVGLLLVSALMVVPVAAAQQLSRSFAATFAIAVAIGVSVTTGGTVTSYYQDVPPGATIVLLTIGAFIVLTALATPLARRRARALAAAQATGDPAECAIPANRDQENKVGV